One stretch of Rhinatrema bivittatum chromosome 8, aRhiBiv1.1, whole genome shotgun sequence DNA includes these proteins:
- the LOC115097580 gene encoding LOW QUALITY PROTEIN: phospholipase A and acyltransferase 2-like (The sequence of the model RefSeq protein was modified relative to this genomic sequence to represent the inferred CDS: deleted 2 bases in 2 codons) has protein sequence MPPIKREPKLGDLIEIDRFGYQHWAIYVGDGYVIHLAPPSEFAEASSSSFMSILTEFAEVRKDLLSKVVGNSNYRINNKYDEKYTPYPVNKILQRAEEMVGERQPYSVYSRNCEHFVTELRYNKAECAQVRILPSYF, from the exons AGAGAACCCAAGCTTGGAGATCTCATTGAAATTGACCGCTTTGGCTACCAGCATTGGGCCATTTATGTAGGAGATGGCTACGTCATCCACCTGGCTCCACCGA GTGAGTTTGCTGAAGCAAGCTCTTCTAGCTTCATGTCTATCCTGACTGAGTTTGCAGAGGTGAGG AAGGACCTACTGTCCAAGGTTGTGGGAAACTCTAACTATCGGATTAACAACAAGTATGATGAGAAATATACTCCATATCCTGTGAACAAAATCCTTCAGCGGGCTGAGGAG ATGGTGGGAGAGAGGCAGCCCTATAGTGTGTACAGCAGAAACTGCGAGCACTTTGTGACGGAGCTTCGATACAATAAAGCAGAGTGTGCACAGGTGagaattctcccatcttacttctga